TGTCGTTTCTTTCAAGGACCGGGCAACGGCCGATCAAGCCAAACCCCACAACGATCTCCTTGTCATCGAGCTGACGATCAAGGACATCGACATAGCGAGAGTGTTGGTCGACACAGGATGCTCGGCCAATATTATCTACAAAAGCACCCTCGAAAGAATGGAGATCGATCTGTGCGCCATTACGGAAAGACCCAGCCCGATATTCAGACTCTCGGGAAATGCTACTATGACTCTCGGCTCGATCGACCTCGTTGTTAAAGCCTGGAGCGTCACCAAAGTCACGGAATTCTTAGTCATCGACCGCCCAACATCGTACAACGCAATCGTCGGTACTCCATGGCTGAATTCCATGCGAGCGATCCCTTCGACATTCCATCTATGCCTTAAGTTTCCAACCCCTCGTGGAGTCGAAACTATACAAGGAGACCGCAGGATGTCGCAAGTATGTTTCGCCGCCgagttaaaaagaaagaacttgGCGATCGAAAAAATcccataaaaagaaaagaaagctgaCTCTCGATGAGAACCCCCCGGAACGAGACTCGGAAGTCTTCTGGCAATCTCAAAGGGCCGAAGCCCTAGAAGGGAAGCGCGAACCGACTTGTGAACCGGTAATTTCGATCTGCCTCGACAAATCCTCTCTGGAACGATGCGTCGATATTGGAGCCAACCTCTGCGAGCCACTAAAGGCAGAGCTGATCGCTTGCCTCAAAAAGAACCTCAATGCGTTCGCTTGggccgcggaagatatgccagggatcgaTATCGGCATAACGTGTCATGAGCTTAACATCGATCCGACTTACAGacctgtcaaacaaaaaaggcggaagctaggaccggAGCGTGCCACCGCGGTAAATGAGGAAGTCGAAAGACTCCTGAAGGTCGGATCAATAACAGAAGTtaggtatccagactggctcgctaacccggtcgtggtcaaaaagaaaaatggcaaATGGCGAGCATGCGTCGATTTCACCGATCTcaacaaggcatgtccaaaggattgCTTCCCACTCCCGCACATCGACCGACTGGTCGAAGCAACAGCAGGGAACAAACTCTTATCATTTATTGATGCCTTCTCCGGGTACAATCAGATcatgatgaatcccgacgatcgtgagaaAACTGCGTTCATCACCGATCGGGGAACATATTGCTACAAAGTAATGCCTTTCGGTCTCAAGAATGCAGGCGCCACTTACCAGCGACTTGTCAATCGAATTTTCTCCGAACAGCGCGGCAAGACTATGGAGGTATATATCGATGACATGCTCGTAAATTCTCTTGACGAGCAAGACCACATCTCCCATTTGGAGGAATGTTTTGCAAAACTTAACGCCCACAACATGAAACTGAACCCTACAAAGTGTAGATTCGCGGTGGCATCAGGAGAATTTCTCGGGTACCTAGTCACGTGTCGTGGGATCGAAGCCAATCCTAAGCAGATAAGCGCGTTAATAGAGATGGTCTCGCCAAGGATGaaacgggaagtccaaaggctaACCGGAAGAGTCGCGGCCTTGAACCGTTTCATCTCGCGCTCGACGGATAAGTGTCTTCCTTTCTACAACACGCTAAAAGGGAATAAGAAGTTCAAATGGTCGGAGGAATGTGAGAAAGCTTTCCAACAGCTAAAACGTTACCTAGCCACTCCTCCCGTCCTCGCAAAACCAGTTGAGGGAGAACCCTTGTTCCTGTACATCGCAGTCTCCACAACAGCGGTAAGCGGCGTTTTGATTAGAGAGGAACGCGGTGAGCAAAAACCAAtcttctacataagcaaaacgtTACTGGACGCTGAGGCCCGGTATCGCCTGATGGAGAAACTAGCATTCGCAGTTGTGATATCGGCAAGGAAACTCCGGCCGTACTTTCAGTCGCATACCATAATAATCCTCACCACCTTCCCCATGCGAACGATCTTGCACAGTCCGAGTCAGTTAGGACGACTCGCAAAATGGTCAATCGAACTAAGGGAGTACGACGTGGAGTACCGCCCAAGAACCTGCGCAAAATCTCAAGTACTAGCGGACTTCTTGGTAGAATTGCCCACGGGGAATATGACAAACACGGAACCGGACTCAACCTGGATCCCTCACGTCGACGGATCATCGTCCAAACAAGGATCCGGGATCAGAATCCGGCTCACCTCTCTGACAGGCGAAGTCTTAGAACAATCGTTCCGATTGGAATTCCATGCGtcgaacaacgaggccgaatatgAAGAACTCGTCACAGGATTACGATTAGCCCATGGTCTTAAGATCCGCAACATTCACGCTTACTGTGACTCTCAGTTAGTTGCAAATCAGTACATCGGAGAATACGAAGCAAGGGACGAAAGAATGGATGCATATCTAAAACTCATCCAAGACCTCTCCCGAGACTTCAACCACTTCGCCCTCACTAGGATTCCTCGCTCAGAAAACACTAGGCGGATGCCTTGGCCGCACTCGCATCAAGTTCGGATTCTGGACTAAGGCGAGTAATCtccgtcgagttcatcgaacacccAAGCATCGGACCACCAGTGGTCGCCAATCTGATTCGAGCACAAAtcaaaaaatgccaaaggcacgcgCCGACAATCAATCAACCCGCGGAAGTCCTCTCGTCCGTCTCGTCTCCGTATCCCTTCATGCGATGGTCCATGGATATCGTCGGGCCATTACACAACTCGAAGCAGAAACGCTTCCTCCTGGTCCTCACGGATTTCTTCTCCAagtgggtagaggcagattAAAGACGTACAAGTCGAGAACTTTGTATGGAAGAACATCATCACCAGACACGGGGTCCCTTACGAAATCAGGACAGACAACGGATCTCAGCTCATCTCTACCCGATTCGAAGCATTCTGCGAgaagtggaagatacgactgaCCAAGTCGACTCCCAGATATCTGCAGTGCAATGGCCAGGCAGAGACCATCAACAAAACTGTCCTCGACGGGTTAAAAAAAGCGCTTAGAAGCCAAAAAGGGACGATGGGCAGAAGAGCTCGAAGGAGTTCTTTGGTCGCGTCGTACGACCCCGAGACGGGCAACGGGTGAAACCCCATTTTCCCTCGTTTACGGAACGGAATGTATGATCCCCGCGGAAGTAGAATTTCTCGGAGTACGGAGAACATTCCTCCCCGAACGAGAAGATCTTAACAGCGCAATGCTACTAGACCTTCAAGGAAAAACGGGTTCACTCAGTTTTCCTccattataatttattataatcgacggtgtgaatttcagTTCCCACAAGCTCCCGGGTTCTGAATCCCAGGTTTCGGATCCCAGGTTCCGACCACCTTACGACCACGAGGAAAGCAGGGCCAAATGAGCTAAGTGTTAACCCAAGGGGCAAAACGTATTAGCAAATCCCATCAACATGCCCATGGCAAAGGAGACTCAAGTAGAGGCGAAAAGTCATCAAGTGGCGTCCAGAAAACTCTGGGACTGGCTCGCCCAAGAGGGGGTAGAGAACAGCTTGAACACATCATTACATGACATCATAAAACGCAGAGAGTGAGTCACCCAAGTGGGAGCAGAGAGTAGCCAAAAGAAGTCACCGAACGACGTCTACAAGAGGAGGATATCCAAGGAATAGGAGCGAAGAAATACGAATGGAAGATCAACAGTAGAATGGATTAACTACGTCCTAGTATGCAGCATAAGACGCTAATCCATGCATAGAAGCATTCTTAGCCGGGTCACCACCTGCTATCCAAACAACGGGTCCGGCTCCAAAACCGGTACATTCCTGCCTCTGGGTCAATTTCGACTCGGGCCGTCTAAGATCGTGTCAGCCCCTGCTATCCAAGCTCAAGGACGAATAAGTATTCTTGCTTCCCCTATAACCGCCGGATTTGAAGAGGATTAATCCTACCGCCTCCGGGTTTTAATAGGTTATATGCCAGAAACTTTCGGGCTCCAAGAGGGTGAATCCCACGACCTCCATATTTCATGAGGTTACGTTTAAGAAACACTGGGCTTCAGGACGATACCCCCGATAATTTCAGGACCACGCGTCCCAAAAAAGTTCTACTaccaagaagctgtcctatagATCTTGAAGGCATTTCGAACGGGTCCACTGAAGCAACGGGCGCAATCTCGACAACAGCCCACATCCAATTGACATCGAGAGTTGTCCATCTCCGGAGGACAGAGTGCGATGTTGTATTAAGTCAATAAAGACTATGGGTTCGAGACTGCAAAACAAATATTCACCTCCGGGTGCAATATCTATAGATCTTCCCATCTCAGAGCACTAATTCGTTGAAACCTCCAGGTTCCCAAGGATAAATCTACAGGTCCAACAGGATCAGAACATGAAGCTCTTAAGAGCTTTAGATTCCAGAGAAGAATTATCAGGGACTATGAGTTCCTACACGATGTACGTTGATACCTCAGGGTAGTACGACGAAGAATCGGCCTCCACACCTCAACAAAGGGTCTTGCTCCTCCCGGAGAAGGAATAAGTAAAATCGCGGTCTTCACTCAGCTACTACCTAGTACGGTGTAGGTTCTTCAAAAGATCATTCTCCAGCGGATATCCAGTCATGGGGCACATAAGAAGGAAGTAAATCGATAATTCGTTTCCGTGCCCCGGTCATGTGCCATTCGGACCCAGGAAATATGTAGCTATGTGCCACCGAGGTCCTGCGCCAGGAAGAAGAATCTCGCTTATCACTGCAATGCAAATACGAGCTCAAGAATTCCTTCTTCTGAGCTGGGCAACAGATCACCTACATCAGACTTCAACAGATACAAGTGATCTTCACCAGCCAAACCTACGAGTCTTGCCATCCATCGACATGCAAGGCCAGGGTCTTGAATTTTCCTAGGTCAATCGACCTAAATCAGCCAAAAGCCTGGGAATATCCATTAGACCCCTGTCTATCTCGGGGAAATCGACTCTCCTCCAGGTTCAAACACGGCCCAGGCCTAAGAAGAAGCCTGAAAAGGAGATTTCAGAGGGACATCCTGTTCACGCGAAGCCCTAGGGACCTACCACCGACAAGTCAATGTTGATTCCCACTGAAGCATCAAACGTTTCTCCATCAGGTTTTGCACCAACCAGAGAGAACTACTTCAGGCCACGAGCCCCATGAATAAGTCTTGACATCCAATGGAATGCAACCAAGGTCCTGAATCTCGCCAGGTCATCTCTAAGCAGGTCTAGAACCTTGAAACGTCTACTAGACCCCGGTCTATCCTGTGGAAATTTGTTCTCCTCCAGGTTCAAACACGGTCCAGACCTAAGAAGAACCTGGGAAACAAGGATTAATTGAGCTATGTCTTGCCCAGgggaagcctgctgagaatgagcaactccggttgacttgagtgcacaggttattccccgagttcgagGACAAAATCGAGAAATAAGGAGCAAACTGGTTGCGAAAAGTCATCCAGGCCTCGGCCAGGACACCTGCCTCCAGGTTCCTGTTGAGAGAAGCTCCGGGTCCGACCCCTGCATCGATCCCTGCGTCCAGATCAATAAAAGGGATTACTAGATCCTATGATCTTGCGCATAAGTGTAAAACCCACACGTATGGCGCATGGAAAATATTTGACAATCGCAGGAATGGTCTAGCACAAGCCATAGTATGCGGTCAAATATAGTGCTCCTGCTCAAGAGCCTACTCCCAGGCGGGATACGAAGTACTTATAATGCAAAGCACTGCCTGAGGAGCTTACACACTTACTCTCAGGCAGGGagcatattacatataatgCAAAGGTACTGCCTGAGGAGCTTACACGCTTACTCTCACGCAGGGagcatattacatataatgCAAAGGTACTGCCTGAGGAGCTTCCACGCTTACACTCAGGCAGGGAGCATAACTCCAAACGCAAAAGTACTGTATTCAAACTGAGTTTGTACAGGGAGCGACAATGGGTATAAAACATAAAGCAGGAATGGGTATGCGCAAGCCTGAGTATGCTGTCgaaactacctaaaacccctaTGCAGCTAAGGCACATCGGGGTCCCTAGAGTACCATTGTAAAAAGTACATGTATTAAAGCGCCACGTGCTACACAATACAGGGAACACATGGTATAATTattgcaaaagtactgtgaAATACAGGGAGCAATTAAAACcctgcttctccagacgtggaaagcagcgaagcctggcacttgggtcataacacccacaccagcaccctctaagccTGTCAGTGACATCCTGCAGAAGTAGAATACAGcataggaactcgatagtggccagcttccAAGTGGCATAATGCGAAATCCGAACAGGTACCGAGAGTAGTCTTGCCTCGGAAGGCGGGGTACGGTCCCTGCAAAACCAAATATTCCGGGTTCTTTCGAACTCCGGGTCTAAAGATAACCTAAGGGTTATTAGATCAGAACCCCCGGGTTATTAAGAACCTTCGGGTCCCCATGCAGTCTCCGGGTCCTGAAAAGATCTCAGTGCCTAGAAAAGGTAAACCTCCAGGTTCTTATATAAGCccgggttcaaaacgacctccgggtctaGAGCAACCTCCGGGTCTAGAgcaacctccgggttcaaaacgacctccgggtccaaaAGAAACCTTTGGGTTCAAAATGACCTGCGGGTCCAgaaggaacctccgggttcccaaacAACCTCTgggttcaaaacgacctccAGGTCCAAAagaaacctccgggttcaaaacgATCTCCGGGCCCCGAGAAACCTCCGGGTTAAAACGACCTCTGGGTCCAAAAGAAACCTTCGGGTTCAAAATGACCTCCGAGTCTagaggaacctccgggttcccaaatGACCTCCTggttcaaaacgacctccgggtccaaaAGAAACCTCGGGTTCAAAATGACCTCCAGGTCTAGAGGAACCTTCGGGTTCCCAAACGACCTCCCGGTTCAAAATGACCTTCGGGTCTagaggaacctccgggttcccaaacgacctccgggtcccgaGCAACCTCCAGGTTCAAAACGACCTCCAggtcctaaatacgacctcagggtctaaaggaacctccgggttcccaaatGACCTTCGGGTCCTTACTCAACCTCCGGGTTCTAAAGGTGACCTCTGGGTCTAGGGCAGCCTCCAGGCTCCAGAAATGACCTTCGGGTCCCAACAACATCTCCGGGTTCTGAAACAATACCACGGTTTCGTTCGATCCCAGTATCTAGCTATTGAATCTCCGGGTCCATAAGAGAGACCTGCTATCTCTTGGGTAAAATTCACGAGTAACCCATCTACGGAAGGTGGAATGTGACGCATCCCTATACTCCAAGTTCACGAACCTAAGACATCTGGTTCCACTTGTAAGTCTTCCCAAGGGTAGCTGGACGACGCATTGGAAGACGCTCCCAGGTTTTGATAAAGGAAGACACTGCTCTAAAAAGCCTACCTACCAATCAACGAGAGTCTACCCGACGGAGGCGACTTCGAGTCGAAAAGATATATGAGAAGGTCCCCTTGAAGGTCCACACAACCATCAAGTTCCTGAACAAAAGTTCAACCCTCCTCCGGGTTCCAGGATGCAAGTCCATCCAGCCTCCGGGTTCCAGGACGAAAGTCCATCCAGCCTCCGGGTTCAAGGACGAGAGTCCATCCAGCCTCCGGGTTCCTGGACGAAAATCCATACAACCTCCGATTTATGAAGAATCGCATCCACAAGCCATGAGTTTCAGAAGGATGTATCTCTAAATCTTCGGATTCTGGGAAAACATGCCCATGATCCTCCAGGTTCCAAGAAAGCGTGATACAAGGTCACCGCAGCATTGATTTTAGCCTACCTCTGGGTGCAGATTGAAATATTACATAGTTGAGAGTTGCCAAGAATCAATGGCAGAGTTCAACAAATGGTTCCACCTTCTTTATTCGGCATGGGTACTACTGGTCACCCCAAACAACATTTCCAAGAGTTCTACTCCGGTACCAAGAATAAACTAGGTTATCTCCAACTACCAAGACGAACACGCAGAACGTCCCTCTGCCGAAGGTCAGGGTACAATCCTAAGACAACGCAAGAAGCTACAACTATAACATCAAAACCTCAAGGAGCATCAAGTATGCTAAACGCAATAAGGAGACCGGTGCGAAGAACTGAATGAAAGTCCATTACATCTTTTACAAACTCAAGAGGCGCAAGCAAGGACAGCGAAATCAAGCACGAGGATCCTCATTTCGGCCTCTGGGTCTTATTAAACCTCCTCATCCCCCTAATCCTTAGACTCGCTAAGATTCTCCCTCTCAGAATTCCTGGGTCCTGACCCATACACTCCTCTACACGATTCAGAGAGCCTCAAGAAATGCAAACTGAAGTCCTGCTTGAACTAAGGCCGAGCATAGCTACAGGAGCAGCACAAGCATCTGGGGTATGAGCGGAAGCATCACCCTTTATGCAAAACGTTCCCGGCTTCTCCATCAAACTTTCGGCCAACTCCGACCAATCCCCACCATGGGGGCAACGTCTCATCCTtataaaggagaagaagaaagtcttacaggcttgtgggaaccgaaattcacactgtcgatttccgttcaAATttggaaagttaggaaaaccctaatttcccagaggtcccggatatctgctaaaccacacgccaagcaatcagaacacgaaagtaAAGacgaaaataaataagaaatcgtaaaaaagagcaaaaggagccttattccgaattcgcgtatgagcgttacaacaaggtagaagcctcggctatgagagctgtcggcgagattcctagttctaacaacctaagactgcacaacctagttgagtcgcagctcgaaataacaaaaacggaaagttgcctaaatgctctaagtgctaagtttgctctgaaaaagttctccgaaaaattctttctttgtgcctctcgccttgaactccttatatactccctccaaggTCAGTTTAAGCTTTCCTGTTGTGCCCTTTGGCCGACTTTAGCATCTTTcagaaatattccattttccttgatcttcataattatcttcggaaacttaacatttatcttcggaaattaaacatttatcctTTCTACCAGATAAAATATAAACCGTCGTAGTACTGATGGGCTTTTACCgtataaaatcgtaagtgggctcttAGTCCCGTTTTAGGCCTCATTGGGCCGTTTTTGGACTTATCGCGTTTATTACGATTTTTGAATAAGTTACCGCAGTTTTTATCGTAATGTCTCGACGACAACTCCACTTAGGATGGAGTAACGAACAGTATAGCCGCAGTTCGTAAGAGTTCGTATCGAGGTTTAGACGAGAGTGCTTGAATTGGTGTCGTCCCGATAGTTTTGGGTTGGATCGGCGTTCCAGGACAGACCACTCGACGATCGTCGAGTGGTTCGATGGTCGGACCACTCGACGATTGTCAAGTGGCCGGATTGGTCCATCCACTTGACGAACGTCGAGTGGTTCGATGGTCGGACCACTCGACGATCGTCAAGTGGCCTGCTTGGGTCGAGCAGTCGACGATCGTCGACTGGTTCGATGGTCGGACCACTCGACGTTCGTAGAGTGGCCTGCTTGGGCCGACCACTCGATGATCGTCGAGTGGTTCGATGGTCGGAACACTCGACGATCTTCGAGTGGCCTGCTTGGGCCGACCACTCAACGATCGCCGAGTGGTTCGATGCTCGGACCGTTCGACGTGTGTCGTGTGGGTCGATGGTTCTTTTGCTCGAATGGTTCGACGTTCGTTGGTCGACTTAAGTTTTCCTTTTGAGCATTTTTCCGAATGATTGGTTGATTGCTTTATATTACAGAcatatctttcaaaaaaattcttttcagtaattttttttacgaaagttagttctttcatttcttttttaaatatagtttatgTGGGCTTTCAGGCgttaattccgtcgtgaccgtttttgaccccaacatttagccccccagctcgttagaaccgtGTATCGTAAGgttctagcgtgcggttaggcgcATTTGGCAAGTTTAGGCGAGTTGGATGGGATTAATGCCTGAAAGTCCAAAGGTGAATAGTGAATTTTTGTGTCTATAAGTAGATTGGgcgattttttttctcaaacccCACACTTCCTCATTTTCACAAAAGTTTCtttgagagaaagaaagaagaattcCCTCTCTTCTTTcctcatctctttttttttaaaaaaagctttaaaaatttcaaagagATGTCTTACAAGAAGAAATTTTCGCGAAAGTCCACCCCTTACAGTTCCACATCCGAGGATGTTTACGACGAGGAGCTTCTCGTCCCGAAGGCCGAACTTGAGCCGCACTCTGTTGATCCTGCGGAAGGCGAGGCATATTGGGTTGCACGATGTGGCTTGATCACTCCCACTCTCGAGGCACCTTATCCCAAGACGTCCCATCAAATGATTAACCATGACTTGCCGAGCATGAGTACGCATTCGTTTCTGATGATCGTTCGGAAGTTCGCTCGGATTTCCGAAGAAGTGGAGTTTCGAATCCCTCGCGATGGTGAGACTGCAGAGAATCCCCCGGATGGCTACTTTACATGTTACGAGGCATTCCTGCTGCGTTGTCGTTTCTGTTTCCCTATTCCGAAGATCATAGTCCGCGTTTTCGAGCGTTTCAAAATATCGATAGGTCAGCTGAGCCTCGCTGGCTTGGAGCACCTTATCGGTTTGGTGATCCTTAGTTACGAGCATGGCCTAACCCTTACCGTCGATCACTTCAAGGCTTTTCTACGTCTGCAGAATGTTTTGGGTTCTATGTTCCGCCTAACTCCCCGTACAAACAGTCGGTGATTAAGAAGACCACCCCTCACGGTCATACGTGGATGAAGTGTCTCTTCTTTGTTTGTATAAACGCTGCATCCGTCAAGGAAGGATGTATT
The window above is part of the Brassica napus cultivar Da-Ae chromosome C3, Da-Ae, whole genome shotgun sequence genome. Proteins encoded here:
- the LOC106442308 gene encoding uncharacterized protein LOC106442308: MSAPATTDVVSFKDRATADQAKPHNDLLVIELTIKDIDIARVLVDTGCSANIIYKSTLERMEIDLCAITERPSPIFRLSGNATMTLGSIDLVVKAWSVTKVTEFLVIDRPTSYNAIVGTPWLNSMRAIPSTFHLCLKFPTPRGVETIQGDRRMSQKRKLTLDENPPERDSEVFWQSQRAEALEGKREPTCEPVISICLDKSSLERCVDIGANLCEPLKAELIACLKKNLNAFAWAAEDMPGIDIGITCHELNIDPTYRPVKQKRRKLGPERATAKNGKWRACVDFTDLNKACPKDCFPLPHIDRLVEATAGNKLLSFIDAFSGYNQIMMNPDDREKTAFITDRGTYCYKVMPFGLKNAGATYQRLVNRIFSEQRGKTMEVYIDDMLVNSLDEQDHISHLEECFAKLNAHNMKLNPTKCRFAVASGEFLGYLVTCRGIEANPKQISALIEMVSPRMKREVQRLTGRVAALNRFISRSTDKCLPFYNTLKGNKKFKWSEECEKAFQQLKRYLATPPVLAKPVEGEPLFLYIAVSTTAVSGVLIREERGEQKPIFYISKTLLDAEARYRLMEKLAFAVVISARKLRPYFQSHTIIILTTFPMRTILHSPSQLGRLAKWSIELREYDVEYRPRTCAKSQVLADFLVELPTGNMTNTEPDSTWIPHVDGSSSKQGSGIRIRLTSLTGEVLEQSFRLEFHASNNEAEYEELVTGLRLAHGLKIRNIHAYCDSQLVANQYIGEYEARDERMDAYLKLIQDLSRDFNHFALTRIPRSENTRRMPWPHSHQVRILD